A single window of Mycobacterium sp. ITM-2016-00318 DNA harbors:
- a CDS encoding aminopeptidase: protein MTARRLILIAGAAVLIAGVIALLVPVSITGNGKSIGCGTAIAADSSEAEAANGQTVAGVPILNEIVPHTDYVAECQHAVSSRRSWSIPLAVVGLLVVAGSFVAPRSRAVS from the coding sequence ATGACTGCACGACGCCTGATCCTGATCGCCGGTGCGGCCGTCCTGATCGCCGGTGTGATCGCCCTGCTCGTCCCGGTGTCCATCACCGGCAACGGCAAGTCGATCGGCTGCGGCACGGCCATCGCCGCCGATTCGTCAGAAGCGGAGGCGGCCAACGGTCAGACCGTCGCCGGCGTGCCGATCCTGAACGAGATCGTCCCGCACACCGATTACGTGGCGGAGTGCCAGCATGCGGTGTCGAGCCGCCGGTCGTGGTCCATTCCGCTTGCCGTCGTCGGCCTCCTGGTGGTTGCCGGCTCGTTTGTGGCGCCGCGATCGCGCGCTGTTTCGTAA
- a CDS encoding sterol desaturase family protein — MTILITRPPRKIFTLRDAQREFLKHPSPWMIGTVLVGALTARVVVGDWQYTDALVPLVILAVFPFFEWVVHVFILHWRPKRVGRLTIDPLLAREHRRHHVDPRDIPVIFIPWKALIWVVALAVAVALLAFPRTGLSLTFLTLFGVLGLCYEWCHYLIHSDYKPKTRFYRAIWRNHRQHHFKNEHYWFTVTSSGTADRMLGTCPDSASVDTSPTAKNLHALEV, encoded by the coding sequence GTGACGATTTTGATCACACGCCCACCGCGAAAGATTTTCACCCTGCGTGATGCCCAGCGCGAATTCCTGAAACACCCGTCGCCCTGGATGATTGGCACCGTCCTTGTCGGTGCCCTGACGGCCCGCGTCGTGGTCGGAGACTGGCAGTACACCGACGCGCTCGTCCCCTTGGTCATACTCGCGGTGTTCCCATTCTTCGAGTGGGTCGTCCACGTGTTCATCCTGCATTGGCGGCCGAAGCGAGTCGGGCGCCTGACCATCGACCCGCTGCTGGCGCGTGAGCACCGCCGCCACCACGTCGACCCACGCGACATCCCGGTCATCTTCATTCCGTGGAAGGCACTGATATGGGTGGTTGCACTCGCCGTTGCCGTTGCCCTGCTTGCCTTTCCGCGAACCGGCCTGAGTCTGACATTCTTGACGCTCTTCGGCGTGCTCGGGCTCTGCTACGAGTGGTGCCACTACCTCATTCACAGTGACTACAAGCCGAAGACCCGCTTCTACCGGGCGATCTGGCGCAACCACCGCCAGCACCATTTCAAGAACGAGCATTATTGGTTCACCGTCACCAGTTCCGGAACAGCCGACCGCATGCTGGGCACCTGTCCCGATTCGGCATCGGTCGATACGTCACCAACGGCGAAGAATCTGCACGCGCTCGAAGTCTAA
- a CDS encoding SRPBCC family protein, which yields MTTITDVRREVTVAGTPQRAFDLFTKRMGEWWPAEHHLATSPVVAITVEPQIGGRLYDTSEDGSQSVWGQVTEWDPPAGFTFAWMINGTWQLESDVEKASRVTVTFAAEDDRTRVTVVHKDFWRMSEGGQGMADAVGAADGWGAGLTKFAEFAGL from the coding sequence ATGACCACGATCACCGATGTCCGCCGCGAGGTCACCGTAGCCGGAACGCCGCAGCGGGCGTTCGACCTCTTCACCAAACGGATGGGCGAATGGTGGCCCGCCGAGCACCATCTTGCGACGTCCCCCGTTGTGGCGATAACCGTCGAACCGCAGATCGGCGGGCGGTTGTACGACACCAGCGAGGACGGCAGCCAATCGGTGTGGGGCCAGGTCACCGAATGGGACCCGCCCGCCGGGTTCACCTTCGCGTGGATGATCAACGGGACCTGGCAGCTGGAGAGCGATGTCGAGAAGGCCTCACGTGTGACGGTGACGTTCGCCGCCGAGGATGACCGTACCCGAGTCACCGTGGTACACAAGGACTTCTGGCGGATGAGCGAAGGCGGTCAAGGCATGGCCGATGCGGTGGGCGCCGCCGATGGCTGGGGTGCGGGTCTGACGAAGTTCGCGGAGTTCGCCGGGTTGTGA
- a CDS encoding FadR/GntR family transcriptional regulator, with amino-acid sequence MDLQPVNRRSVPEDVFDQIVSGVLSGEMQPGESLPSERRLAEVLGVSRPAVREALKRLSAAGLVEVRQGDATTVRDFRRHAGLDLLPRLLLHAGELDLSVVRSILEARLHNGPKTAELAAVRRRPGLAALLNEAIENLESETDPIERQRNALTFWDHVVDGADSIVFRLMYNTLRATYEPALPALAAVMAAEVGRPEAYRTLAAAIAAGDPGAARLAAVDLLEPATAAMLAVITHLEEQK; translated from the coding sequence ATGGACCTGCAGCCGGTGAACCGTCGTTCCGTACCGGAGGACGTCTTCGATCAGATCGTCTCCGGCGTGCTCAGCGGTGAGATGCAGCCCGGCGAGTCATTGCCCAGCGAACGGCGCCTCGCCGAGGTTCTCGGTGTTTCTCGACCTGCGGTCCGGGAAGCACTCAAGCGACTGTCGGCCGCCGGCCTGGTGGAGGTGCGCCAGGGCGACGCCACCACGGTTCGCGACTTTCGCAGGCATGCCGGCCTGGATCTGCTTCCCCGGTTGCTCCTTCATGCGGGTGAACTCGATCTGTCGGTGGTGCGCAGCATTCTGGAGGCCCGACTACACAACGGACCGAAGACTGCCGAACTCGCCGCGGTGCGACGCCGGCCGGGTCTGGCTGCACTGCTGAACGAGGCCATCGAGAACCTGGAGTCGGAAACCGACCCGATCGAACGGCAGCGAAATGCGTTGACGTTCTGGGACCACGTCGTCGACGGAGCCGACTCCATCGTGTTCCGGCTGATGTACAACACTCTGCGCGCCACGTACGAACCCGCGTTGCCCGCGCTCGCCGCGGTGATGGCCGCCGAAGTCGGCCGCCCCGAGGCCTATCGGACGCTTGCCGCCGCGATTGCGGCAGGCGATCCCGGTGCCGCCAGACTTGCGGCGGTCGATCTTCTCGAACCCGCCACCGCGGCGATGCTCGCCGTCATCACCCACCTGGAGGAACAGAAGTGA
- a CDS encoding Pr6Pr family membrane protein, giving the protein MHPRRHRLDNDRVRVLLRLLIVAAVVIALIAVETSSRSGVLWRLTTFTYQANVLAAAYYSWTLFSARAHERGGLRGAVVLYVVVAGILWNLLLTTYSMGYTPANILLHIVVPVLAVVDWVIVGRTNVRWWQPLAWLVYPTLYVVVALLVLNEAGRRAPYYFLDPDSVGIAVVAANMGLLALFVLVLGYGISAVGRRRP; this is encoded by the coding sequence ATGCACCCCCGCCGCCACCGCCTGGATAATGACCGTGTGCGGGTACTGCTACGCCTCCTGATCGTCGCGGCGGTCGTGATCGCACTGATCGCGGTCGAGACGTCCTCGCGATCCGGTGTGCTCTGGCGCCTGACCACCTTCACCTATCAGGCCAATGTGCTTGCCGCCGCTTACTACTCGTGGACGCTGTTCTCTGCGCGCGCACATGAGCGTGGCGGTCTCCGGGGGGCGGTTGTCCTCTATGTCGTCGTGGCCGGAATCCTCTGGAACCTGCTGCTGACCACCTACAGCATGGGCTATACACCGGCCAACATCCTGTTGCACATCGTGGTGCCCGTTCTTGCGGTCGTCGACTGGGTCATCGTCGGCCGCACTAACGTGCGCTGGTGGCAACCGCTGGCCTGGCTCGTCTACCCGACGCTGTACGTGGTGGTCGCCCTTCTTGTGCTCAATGAGGCGGGCCGCCGCGCTCCGTACTACTTCCTGGATCCCGACTCGGTCGGTATCGCTGTGGTCGCCGCGAACATGGGCCTTCTCGCGTTGTTCGTTCTTGTTCTGGGATATGGGATCTCAGCGGTGGGGCGACGTCGCCCGTAA
- a CDS encoding threonine/serine dehydratase — protein sequence MQLISLEDIESAADSISDSVVRTPLIPATWADPARPLWIKPENLQPIGAFKIRGAFNALGNLSDSERARGVVAYSSGNHAQAVAYAAAAYRTSAHIVMPVETPDVKVQATRDHGAHVVLCGAGEREKVAAEVLEQTGGVLIPPFDHPDVIAGQGTIGLEIADDLPDVENVLIPVSGGGLASGIGTAIKARCPKARVFGVEPELAADTAEGLKRGVRVDWSIEDRNRTSADGLRSQPSELTFAHLREVIDDMITVSENEIRAAVRELALRAHLVSEPSGAVALAAYRHGGTPPGRTVMILSGGNVEASTLADILAG from the coding sequence GTGCAGCTGATCAGCCTCGAGGACATTGAGTCGGCAGCCGACAGCATCTCCGACAGCGTCGTGCGCACCCCGTTGATACCGGCGACGTGGGCCGATCCTGCGCGGCCGCTCTGGATCAAGCCGGAGAACCTGCAGCCGATCGGTGCCTTCAAGATCCGGGGCGCCTTCAACGCTCTCGGCAACCTTTCGGACTCCGAGCGCGCGCGGGGGGTGGTCGCGTACTCCAGCGGCAACCACGCACAGGCGGTCGCCTACGCCGCAGCGGCGTACCGGACCTCCGCCCACATCGTGATGCCGGTCGAGACTCCCGACGTCAAGGTGCAGGCAACCCGCGACCACGGTGCCCACGTGGTGCTATGCGGCGCCGGCGAACGCGAGAAGGTCGCCGCAGAAGTGCTGGAGCAGACCGGCGGCGTGCTCATACCCCCCTTCGACCATCCCGACGTCATCGCAGGGCAGGGCACAATCGGCCTGGAGATCGCCGATGACCTGCCAGACGTCGAGAACGTGCTGATACCCGTCAGCGGCGGCGGCCTGGCCTCCGGCATCGGCACCGCCATCAAGGCCAGATGCCCGAAGGCCAGGGTTTTCGGGGTCGAACCCGAGCTCGCGGCCGACACTGCAGAGGGGCTGAAGCGCGGTGTACGGGTGGACTGGTCGATAGAGGATCGCAATCGCACCAGCGCCGACGGCCTGCGCTCACAGCCCTCGGAGCTCACTTTCGCGCACCTGCGGGAGGTGATCGACGACATGATCACAGTGTCGGAGAACGAGATCCGCGCCGCAGTTCGTGAGCTCGCGCTGCGTGCCCACCTGGTCAGCGAGCCGAGTGGGGCGGTCGCGTTGGCGGCATACCGGCACGGTGGCACGCCGCCCGGTCGCACGGTGATGATCCTGTCGGGCGGAAACGTGGAAGCCTCGACGCTGGCCGACATCCTTGCCGGATGA
- a CDS encoding HAD family phosphatase gives MMVEPSGRVSEIVTSPQGAEVGAFFDLDGTLVSGFTATAHAGHRIRRRQARIGEVLGVLEASIRYRLGRMQFERLIVRAAGYLKGESLRELDELGKRLFVSHIASRVYPLMREVVAAHQARGHTVALCSSALTIHAEPVARALGITTLLCNHFEVDGDGLLTGDIERPIIWGARKADAAQRFCEDNGVDLTRSFFYADGDEDVALMSVIGHPRPVNPRAGLAAAAAANGWPVLRVAVAGRKARPV, from the coding sequence ATGATGGTCGAGCCCTCGGGTCGGGTCTCCGAAATCGTCACCAGTCCGCAGGGTGCAGAGGTGGGCGCCTTCTTCGACCTGGACGGGACGCTGGTCTCGGGGTTCACCGCGACAGCGCATGCAGGCCACCGGATCCGGCGCCGACAGGCGCGGATCGGCGAGGTCCTCGGGGTGCTGGAGGCTTCGATCCGATACCGGCTCGGGCGGATGCAGTTCGAGCGGCTCATCGTGCGTGCTGCCGGCTATCTGAAGGGTGAATCACTGCGCGAACTCGACGAGCTCGGCAAGCGGCTGTTCGTCAGCCACATCGCATCCAGGGTCTACCCCCTCATGCGCGAGGTCGTCGCGGCCCACCAGGCGCGCGGCCACACCGTCGCATTGTGCTCGTCGGCGCTGACGATTCATGCCGAGCCGGTCGCTCGCGCCCTTGGCATCACCACCCTGCTGTGCAACCACTTCGAAGTCGACGGCGACGGACTGCTGACGGGCGACATCGAGAGGCCGATCATCTGGGGTGCCAGGAAAGCGGATGCGGCACAGCGGTTCTGTGAGGACAACGGCGTCGATCTGACGCGCAGCTTCTTCTATGCCGACGGTGACGAGGACGTGGCGCTGATGTCGGTGATCGGGCACCCCCGGCCGGTGAATCCGCGCGCCGGGCTGGCTGCGGCCGCGGCGGCCAATGGCTGGCCCGTCCTGCGCGTCGCGGTTGCCGGCCGAAAGGCGCGACCGGTGTGA
- a CDS encoding cytochrome P450: MPSPNLPPGFDFTDPDMYAERLPVEELAEMRKVAPIWWQKQEKGNLAFGDDGYWVVTKHADVKEVSRRSDVFSSNRKTALPRYREDADPASLEGGKVVLLNQDAPHHTHLRKIISRAFTPRAIESLRDELRVRAHNIVKEAAAEGSGDFVEQVSAELPLQAIAGLMGVPQDDRKKLFHWSNQMVGDQDPEYTRNDPTAAAAELIMYGMQMAADRGKNPGDDLVTKLVQADVEGHKLTDDEFGFFVILLAVAGNETTRNSITQGMMAFTESPDQWELFKRERPATAADEIVRWATPVTSFQRTALEDTELGGVEIKKDQRVVIFYRSANFDEEVFDDPYNFNILRDPNPHVGFGGTGAHYCIGANLARMTIDLIFNAIADEMPNLKPISNPERLRSGWLNGIKHWQVDYTGKTATAT, encoded by the coding sequence ATGCCATCTCCGAACCTCCCACCCGGGTTCGACTTCACCGACCCTGACATGTACGCCGAGCGGCTACCGGTCGAGGAACTCGCCGAGATGCGCAAGGTGGCGCCGATCTGGTGGCAGAAACAGGAGAAGGGCAATCTCGCGTTCGGTGACGACGGCTACTGGGTGGTCACCAAGCACGCAGACGTCAAGGAGGTGTCCCGCCGCAGCGACGTGTTCTCCAGCAACCGCAAGACGGCGTTGCCGCGCTACCGCGAGGACGCCGACCCCGCGTCACTGGAGGGCGGCAAGGTCGTGCTGCTCAACCAGGATGCACCGCACCACACCCACCTACGCAAGATCATCTCGCGGGCGTTCACGCCCCGCGCCATCGAGTCTCTGCGCGACGAGTTGCGCGTGCGCGCGCACAACATCGTCAAGGAGGCCGCGGCCGAGGGCTCCGGTGACTTCGTCGAGCAAGTGTCCGCCGAACTGCCGCTGCAGGCGATCGCGGGTCTGATGGGCGTACCGCAGGATGACCGCAAGAAGCTGTTCCACTGGTCGAATCAGATGGTCGGAGACCAGGACCCGGAGTACACCAGGAACGATCCGACGGCCGCGGCGGCCGAGCTGATCATGTACGGCATGCAGATGGCCGCGGATCGTGGCAAGAACCCGGGCGACGACCTCGTCACCAAGCTGGTGCAGGCCGACGTCGAAGGGCACAAGCTCACCGACGACGAGTTCGGCTTCTTCGTCATTCTCTTGGCGGTGGCCGGAAACGAAACCACTCGGAACTCGATCACGCAGGGAATGATGGCGTTCACCGAATCCCCGGACCAGTGGGAGCTTTTCAAGCGCGAGCGGCCGGCGACCGCCGCAGACGAGATCGTCCGGTGGGCGACGCCGGTCACCTCGTTTCAGCGCACCGCGCTGGAGGACACGGAGCTGGGCGGCGTCGAGATCAAGAAGGATCAGCGAGTGGTGATCTTCTACCGCTCGGCCAACTTCGACGAGGAAGTCTTCGACGACCCGTACAACTTCAACATTCTTCGAGACCCCAACCCGCACGTGGGATTCGGCGGAACCGGCGCGCACTACTGCATCGGCGCGAACCTGGCCAGGATGACGATCGACCTCATCTTCAATGCCATCGCCGATGAGATGCCCAATTTGAAGCCGATTTCGAACCCCGAGCGGCTGCGGTCGGGATGGCTCAATGGCATCAAGCACTGGCAGGTCGACTACACGGGTAAGACCGCGACCGCGACGTAG
- a CDS encoding TetR/AcrR family transcriptional regulator — protein MHVSKSGSARRPRTQAERRARTRAALLEAGAQAFSRYGYGNVILEKVAAEAGYTRGALYHQFAGKEGLAVAVVTWVAETWEREVWIPAQARRAPVDILVALARGHMVFCRRDVARVMMALRVEFDGREHPVGTKVADIGRDLAKRFGAVVAAGRRDGSIPPGPPAKTLGAAITSAVEGMAIHLAGAPHDELMAERMVRGLLGVNSAG, from the coding sequence ATGCACGTATCTAAGTCGGGATCTGCCCGAAGGCCGCGAACGCAGGCCGAGCGTCGCGCGCGCACCCGCGCCGCCCTGCTCGAAGCAGGTGCACAGGCCTTCTCGCGATACGGATACGGCAATGTGATCCTCGAAAAGGTCGCTGCCGAAGCCGGTTACACGCGCGGCGCGCTCTACCACCAGTTCGCCGGCAAGGAGGGACTCGCGGTCGCTGTCGTCACCTGGGTCGCCGAGACCTGGGAGCGAGAAGTGTGGATACCCGCGCAGGCCCGCCGGGCGCCGGTCGACATCCTGGTGGCACTCGCGCGCGGGCACATGGTGTTCTGCCGACGTGACGTCGCACGGGTGATGATGGCCCTGCGGGTGGAGTTCGACGGCCGAGAACATCCGGTGGGCACCAAGGTCGCCGACATCGGCCGCGATCTAGCGAAGCGGTTCGGCGCAGTGGTCGCCGCCGGCAGACGGGACGGATCGATCCCACCCGGGCCGCCGGCCAAAACCCTCGGTGCGGCGATCACCTCCGCCGTCGAGGGCATGGCGATCCACCTGGCAGGAGCCCCGCACGATGAGTTGATGGCCGAACGGATGGTGCGCGGTCTGCTCGGGGTGAACTCCGCCGGCTGA
- a CDS encoding helix-turn-helix transcriptional regulator has product MLTYGTVLDSLADPTRRDVLDLVRRKPSSVQEIADQLPISRPAVSQHLKILKDAGVVTSHPVGTRRVYTVTTDGFEVLRQWLDVMWRDALSAFAAFADNQPNESGANQ; this is encoded by the coding sequence GTGCTCACTTACGGAACGGTTCTGGACTCGCTTGCCGACCCGACTCGGCGAGACGTCCTCGACCTGGTGCGCCGCAAGCCGTCGTCGGTGCAGGAGATCGCGGACCAACTGCCGATCAGTCGGCCTGCGGTTTCGCAGCACCTGAAGATCCTCAAGGACGCCGGAGTTGTGACATCCCACCCCGTCGGAACGCGTCGCGTGTACACGGTGACCACCGATGGCTTCGAGGTGCTCAGGCAGTGGCTCGATGTCATGTGGCGCGACGCGCTTTCTGCTTTCGCCGCATTCGCCGACAACCAGCCCAACGAATCAGGAGCAAATCAATGA
- a CDS encoding nitronate monooxygenase has protein sequence MHTAICDDLDIEFPIFAFTHCRDVVVAVSKAGGFGVLGAVGFTPEQLEIELNWIDENIGDHPYGVDIVIPNKYEGMDAGDLEPEVLKKQLNALVPDEHLEFARKILADHGVPVEHSDDDALQLLGWTEATATPQVEVALKHPKCTLIANALGTPPADMIAHIHAEGRKVAALCGSPSQARKHADAGVDIIIAQGGEAGGHCGEVGSIVLWPQVVKEVAPVPVLAAGGIGSGQQIAAALALGAQGAWTGSQWVMVEESEHTPVQHAAYAKASSRDTVRSRSFTGKPARMLRNDWTEAWENPENPKPLGMPLQYMVSGMAVAATHKYPNESVDVAFNPVGQVVGQFTKVEKTSVVIERWVQEYLEATNRLDELNEAASV, from the coding sequence ATGCATACCGCCATCTGCGACGACCTCGACATCGAGTTTCCGATCTTCGCCTTCACGCACTGCCGTGACGTGGTGGTCGCGGTCAGCAAGGCCGGTGGGTTCGGCGTGCTCGGCGCGGTCGGCTTCACTCCCGAGCAGCTGGAAATAGAGCTGAACTGGATCGACGAGAACATCGGCGATCATCCCTACGGCGTCGACATCGTCATCCCGAACAAGTACGAGGGCATGGACGCGGGCGACCTGGAGCCTGAGGTGCTCAAGAAGCAGCTCAACGCGCTGGTGCCCGACGAGCACCTGGAGTTCGCCCGCAAAATCCTCGCCGACCACGGCGTCCCTGTCGAGCACAGTGACGACGACGCCCTGCAGCTTCTCGGCTGGACAGAGGCGACCGCCACGCCGCAGGTCGAAGTCGCGCTGAAGCACCCGAAGTGCACCCTGATCGCCAATGCGCTCGGGACGCCGCCCGCGGACATGATCGCCCACATTCACGCCGAGGGCCGCAAGGTCGCGGCGCTGTGCGGATCGCCGTCGCAGGCGCGCAAGCACGCCGACGCCGGTGTCGACATCATCATCGCCCAGGGCGGCGAAGCGGGCGGGCACTGCGGTGAGGTCGGCTCGATCGTGCTGTGGCCGCAGGTCGTCAAGGAGGTGGCTCCTGTTCCCGTGCTGGCTGCAGGCGGTATCGGCAGCGGTCAGCAGATCGCCGCGGCGCTCGCGCTCGGCGCCCAGGGTGCGTGGACGGGCTCGCAGTGGGTGATGGTCGAGGAGTCGGAACACACGCCGGTGCAGCACGCCGCGTACGCCAAGGCGTCCAGCCGCGACACCGTGCGCAGCCGGTCGTTCACCGGTAAGCCGGCCCGCATGCTGCGCAATGACTGGACCGAGGCGTGGGAGAATCCGGAAAACCCGAAGCCGCTCGGAATGCCGTTGCAGTACATGGTTTCCGGGATGGCCGTCGCCGCGACGCACAAGTATCCGAACGAGAGCGTCGACGTGGCGTTCAACCCTGTCGGCCAGGTTGTCGGTCAGTTCACCAAAGTGGAGAAGACCTCGGTGGTCATTGAGCGCTGGGTGCAGGAGTACCTCGAGGCGACGAACCGGCTCGACGAACTCAACGAGGCTGCCTCGGTGTGA
- a CDS encoding DUF2867 domain-containing protein yields the protein MKLPSGAHFSQSWRIHELTRDFRLEDVWALPTPGGPDDFPRLIRMVTSFDDAPRRLSATGLLFGIRKILGNLLGWDEDGDDPMRPSLRERLPEDLRDSPSAVTPAMGSTPLYQLDDEWAAELINRTVHGVIHLGWVPSENGGYRGQMAILVKPNGPLGRGYMAAIMPFRYLIVYPQMLKRIGRKWLSQHADEPSGGRFRLLGHLRGPVDTRRRPFGEGALSGGRRVDTRLGRDRGAHRAPVRAAASTVPDRHA from the coding sequence ATGAAACTTCCGAGCGGCGCACACTTTTCACAGTCATGGCGTATTCACGAACTCACCCGCGATTTCCGGCTCGAGGACGTGTGGGCGCTGCCCACCCCCGGCGGTCCTGACGACTTCCCGCGGCTGATTCGGATGGTCACCTCCTTCGACGACGCGCCGCGACGGTTGTCGGCGACCGGGTTGCTTTTCGGGATCCGGAAGATCCTCGGGAACCTGTTGGGTTGGGATGAAGACGGAGACGACCCGATGCGGCCGAGCCTTCGGGAGCGGCTGCCCGAAGACCTGCGCGACTCCCCGTCGGCGGTGACACCTGCGATGGGCTCCACTCCCCTGTATCAGCTCGACGACGAGTGGGCGGCCGAGCTGATCAACCGGACTGTGCACGGCGTCATCCATCTGGGCTGGGTGCCGAGCGAAAACGGCGGCTACCGCGGCCAGATGGCGATCCTGGTGAAGCCGAACGGCCCGCTCGGCCGCGGTTACATGGCGGCGATCATGCCGTTCCGATACCTGATCGTCTACCCGCAAATGCTCAAACGGATTGGCCGGAAATGGCTTTCACAGCACGCCGATGAACCTAGCGGTGGCAGGTTCCGATTACTCGGACACCTTCGAGGTCCCGTTGACACCCGGAGACGACCGTTCGGCGAAGGAGCTCTTTCTGGCGGGCGTCGAGTCGACACCCGCCTGGGTCGGGATCGTGGTGCTCATCGCGCACCGGTGCGTGCTGCGGCTTCGACTGTCCCCGATCGGCACGCCTGA